In the genome of Massilia sp. W12, the window GTTGACCATGGTGGCGATATCCGCCGCCACCGCGTGCTTGACCGGGATGATGTCCACATCCACCGTGGCCGGCGCATCCAGCGCGGCGATGATCTTGCCCAAGCGGCTCAGATTGTCGGCGTAGTCGGTGATCACCAGGGTGTTATTGCCCGGGTTGGCGTTGATGGTGTTATTCGGCGAAATCAGGGGCCGCAAAATCGTCACCAGATTCATCGACGATTCGTAATTCAGGCGGAAAATCTGGGTCACGATCTGATCGCCCTTGGGCACATTGTGCGAAGGCGTGATGGTGGGCGAGTTTTGCAACTTGGCGTCGCCTTCCGGCAAAACCTTGGCGAAACCATCGCCCTGCACCACCGTCATGCCCTGCATGCGCAGGTGCGAAGCCAGCATCTGGAACAGCTGGCTTTTGCTGACCGGCTTTTCGGTGACCAGATTCATCGTGCCTTTGACGCGCGGATCGATGATAAAGGTGGTGTTGGTGAGCTGGCCCACGGTTTTGATCACGGTTTCCAGTTCGGCCCCGACCAGATTCACATTCAAATCGGCGGTTTCAGCGTGTGCCACGCCGGAACTGGCAAGCGCGGCGCACAGCAGCGCCGCAGCGGCGGTGGCGCGCCATGCCGGGCGCGAAGATTGCAGGATACGGTTTTTGGCTCTGTTTTTCATTATCTATACTCTAAAGCGATGTAATCTTTGCCGCCTTCTCTGCGGATTTGGCCAAGCAAGCGCAACAGGTTTGCCAGCTTCTCTTCTTTCCCATCCTCTGCCTGCGCCTTGCCGGAAAACTGCAAACGCGCCTGCTGTATCGCGCCCTGGCCGGACAGCAACAACGGCCCTTTCAAGGTGCGCAATTCCATTTGCGCCTGCTGGCCCTGCCAGTTGAAGCGCAAATTGTAATCGCCCAGGGGTTTGACGAATGACATGCGCGAAGCGACCTCGTTCAATGTCATTTGTATCTCACCATGCAGGTCGAGTTGCGCGCCCTGGCGCGCAAAACGCAATTCCTGCCAACGTAATTCCATGCGGCCCGACAGGCCGACGGTATTCAATGGCGCGCCCAGCGCGCTCAAACCGTCCGCCGGCAGCAGCAAATGTCCCGGCCCCAGGCGCCAGGCGTCAATCCCGCCCGTCATCTGCAGCGGCTGGCCCATGCACTCCGGGTTTTCCAGCTGCATCTCGATGCTGCCCCACAAAATCGAAGGCGACAAACGCCAGGAAAAGCGCCCCGGCAACAGCGGCGTCAGCGGATCATTCTTGCCCGGCGCGGCGCCGATATACGCGCTG includes:
- the gspN gene encoding type II secretion system protein N, with the protein product MMRGKQSLLWAAAAALTVGVTVLAFLPASWLGLLLEKQSGGKLALGDPQGSLWRGSAYIGAAPGKNDPLTPLLPGRFSWRLSPSILWGSIEMQLENPECMGQPLQMTGGIDAWRLGPGHLLLPADGLSALGAPLNTVGLSGRMELRWQELRFARQGAQLDLHGEIQMTLNEVASRMSFVKPLGDYNLRFNWQGQQAQMELRTLKGPLLLSGQGAIQQARLQFSGKAQAEDGKEEKLANLLRLLGQIRREGGKDYIALEYR